In Populus nigra chromosome 1, ddPopNigr1.1, whole genome shotgun sequence, one genomic interval encodes:
- the LOC133703384 gene encoding methylmalonate-semialdehyde dehydrogenase [acylating], mitochondrial-like isoform X2 codes for MVSRQRRETNHQHKRTIKKETESDGLLNEGKEERLALLKATRKQHGRNQRARNLKALKPSIFALRSSYCFSTGAAEPSSSLPSPPRVPNLIGGKFADSQSSSTIDVINPATQEAVSRVPLTTNEEFRAAVSAAKQAFPAWRNTPLTTRQRVMLKLQELIRRDIDKLAMNITTEQGKTLKDAHGDVFRGLEVVEHACGMATLQMGEYVPNVSNGIDTFSIREPLGVCAGICPFNFPAMIPLWMFPVAVTCGNTFILKPSEKDPGASIILAELVRRRDRGEIERLSR; via the exons ATGGTTTCGAGACAGAGAAGAGAAAcaaatcatcaacacaaaaggactataaagaaagaaacagagtCAGATGGCTTGTtgaatgaggggaaggaagagagaCTTGCCTTGTTGAAAGCCACTCGAAAGCAACATGGAAGAAATCAGAGAG CGAGAAATCTAAAGGCCTTGAAGCCTTCGATCTTTGCTTTAAGAAGCTCTTATTGTTTCTCTACTGGTGCAGCTGAGCCTTCTTCAAGCCTACCTAGCCCTCCG AGAGTCCCCAATCTTATTGGAGGAAAATTCGCTGATTCGCAATCATCGTCAACCATTGATGTGATAAATCCT GCAACACAAGAAGCCGTGTCACGGGTTCCTTTGACTACGAACGAAGAGTTCAGAGCTGCAGTCTCTGCAGCAAAGCAGGCTTTTCCGGCGTGGCGTAACACGCCACTTACGACTCGTCAGCGTGTCATGCTCAAGCTCCAAGAGCTTATCCGTAGAGACATT GATAAGCTTGCGATGAATATTACTACTGAACAGGGGAAGACCTTGAAGGATGCTCATGGAGATGTGTTCCGTGGGCTAG AGGTGGTGGAACATGCTTGTGGAATGGCGACTTTGCAGATGGGTGAGTATGTCCCTAATGTGTCAAATGGAATTGATACCTTTAGCATCAGAGAGCCACTTGGTGTATGTGCTGGGATTTGCCCTTTCAACTTTCCAGCAATGATTCCCTTATGG ATGTTCCCTGTTGCCGTAACATGTGGTAACACCTTTATTTTGAAGCCATCGGAGAAAGATCCTG GTGCTTCTATAATACTTGCTGAGTTAGTGAGAAGGAGAGATAGAGGGGAGATTGAAAGGTTATCTCGGTGA
- the LOC133703384 gene encoding methylmalonate-semialdehyde dehydrogenase [acylating], mitochondrial-like isoform X1 yields MVSRQRRETNHQHKRTIKKETESDGLLNEGKEERLALLKATRKQHGRNQRARNLKALKPSIFALRSSYCFSTGAAEPSSSLPSPPRVPNLIGGKFADSQSSSTIDVINPATQEAVSRVPLTTNEEFRAAVSAAKQAFPAWRNTPLTTRQRVMLKLQELIRRDIDKLAMNITTEQGKTLKDAHGDVFRGLEVVEHACGMATLQMGEYVPNVSNGIDTFSIREPLGVCAGICPFNFPAMIPLWMFPVAVTCGNTFILKPSEKDPGKDYLVYILCIIFGALSLQGTSVLNS; encoded by the exons ATGGTTTCGAGACAGAGAAGAGAAAcaaatcatcaacacaaaaggactataaagaaagaaacagagtCAGATGGCTTGTtgaatgaggggaaggaagagagaCTTGCCTTGTTGAAAGCCACTCGAAAGCAACATGGAAGAAATCAGAGAG CGAGAAATCTAAAGGCCTTGAAGCCTTCGATCTTTGCTTTAAGAAGCTCTTATTGTTTCTCTACTGGTGCAGCTGAGCCTTCTTCAAGCCTACCTAGCCCTCCG AGAGTCCCCAATCTTATTGGAGGAAAATTCGCTGATTCGCAATCATCGTCAACCATTGATGTGATAAATCCT GCAACACAAGAAGCCGTGTCACGGGTTCCTTTGACTACGAACGAAGAGTTCAGAGCTGCAGTCTCTGCAGCAAAGCAGGCTTTTCCGGCGTGGCGTAACACGCCACTTACGACTCGTCAGCGTGTCATGCTCAAGCTCCAAGAGCTTATCCGTAGAGACATT GATAAGCTTGCGATGAATATTACTACTGAACAGGGGAAGACCTTGAAGGATGCTCATGGAGATGTGTTCCGTGGGCTAG AGGTGGTGGAACATGCTTGTGGAATGGCGACTTTGCAGATGGGTGAGTATGTCCCTAATGTGTCAAATGGAATTGATACCTTTAGCATCAGAGAGCCACTTGGTGTATGTGCTGGGATTTGCCCTTTCAACTTTCCAGCAATGATTCCCTTATGG ATGTTCCCTGTTGCCGTAACATGTGGTAACACCTTTATTTTGAAGCCATCGGAGAAAGATCCTGGTAAGGATTACCTTGTCTATATTTTGTGCATAATATTTGGAGCATTATCTCTTCAAGGTACCAGCGTGTTAAATTCATAG